From candidate division KSB1 bacterium, a single genomic window includes:
- a CDS encoding UPF0175 family protein, whose amino-acid sequence MYVLQIQLPSEVQQEEAKLLLMIKLFETGKLSLGQAAKYSGYSKRAFMELLDKYNVPIFDHPAEDLKQEQSYD is encoded by the coding sequence ATGTATGTATTGCAAATACAACTTCCTTCTGAAGTTCAGCAGGAAGAGGCAAAATTATTACTTATGATAAAACTCTTTGAAACTGGAAAATTATCTCTAGGACAAGCTGCAAAGTATTCAGGTTATTCTAAGCGTGCTTTTATGGAGTTATTGGATAAATACAATGTCCCAATATTTGATCATCCTGCTGAAGATCTAAAGCAAGAACAATCATATGATTAA